The following proteins are co-located in the Perca fluviatilis chromosome 22, GENO_Pfluv_1.0, whole genome shotgun sequence genome:
- the nktr gene encoding NK-tumor recognition protein isoform X4 yields the protein MLQGDDEVEEEKEQSGRREKPVVRPEEIPPVPENRFLLRRDMPSQEDKTEIVEKEETSLAADQKPAVSKSGRKIKGRGTMRYHTPTRSKSRSASVEERGSSETPPHWKEEMKRTKVYQPPSIERWSKGDKLNDHSSSRWEDRSDSAWSQSAEHSSDSSERSSLHRQHKKEKKKAKHKKKAKKRKHGKKKSSKNKPQDPRLSVGERSVSSERKSRRSRSLSRSSSNPHHLSTRRRRRSSLSFRDSRSYSRSYTSSQSRTRGRSRSYSRSRSLSRSRSRSLSRSRSQSYSRSRSRSRYRSRSLSPPRKKSPSRSQRKRKASKPKADTMMSEKLPENKVKPVPRLSSVPTPESVPVIPMSDSPPPSRWKPGQKPWKPSYIHIQEIKAKVAPSSSTGKTVASVTEKAQTSIKPKCLLSDSESHKPAGRSHSRSSRSKSCSRSYSRSKSKSYSRSRSRSPHQYNSRSSSISKPDSENAQKTCGNKRSSLDKEWKEYYSSLRRIKNLDKYISLASSQDAQSGSEKEHSPDISVSGRSGSLEKGGSQDHEAKHYSSVLPESFNIKSEWDSDSDKVGQSNSAKQKQAVQSSESLDKKVSAPTGWNSESDSENITARTLAISEKEEGEASSESEYETIRKTSEAVTALAHKIAAAASGQPKESGEKAAEPEKHKSKKKAKRKHKHKRRSENKSSSHHSKDKGKRSKRQHQKLKETFHWQPPLEFGEEEEEDESKREKPSPGRVVKERPGVGIVSKKLISEQERPQQRAKECINKNSKHTEPHLQSSNRNGANLPKEQESLDDMDICTPEHDAEIVEPLRTLDAYYNSPELTLKSTSKSSDMASGDRALPPSKELPSVISTTAAGGLREEATTGKAVGTVINFKWRPLKGMSALQNVNVPPVATKNVQLQENQTSNQQGVRMEIKSKSRVRPGSLFDEVRKTARLNQRPRNQESSSEERSPSGGNTRGTSRTRSQKKSRSISSHRSRSRGWSRSYSRSRSRSRSSSSSSRSRSRSRRRRGRGRSRSRSSTYRSYRSRSRTYSRSHSRSRSHRRHRRSRSDSSDSYSSRSRSASRRRGCRRSDSYRSSDRRSRSYRSSSCSSSRRRSHSRSSRYS from the exons GTAGTCCGACCAGAGGAAATCCCTCCGGTGCCAGAGAACCGCTTCTTGCTGCGACGGGACATGCCATCTCAGGAAGATAAAACAGAGAt AGTTGAGAAAGAAGAAACGTCTCTTGCAGCTGACCAGAAACCAGCAGTCTCTAAGTCTGGACGGAAGATCAAAGGCAGAGGAACAATG AGATATCACACCCCCACAAGGTCTAAATCACGCTCTGCATCTGTGGAAGAACGTGGTAGCAGTGAAACTCCGCCACACTGGAAAGAAGAGATGAAGAGAACCAAAGTTTATCAACCGCCGAGCATCGAGAGGTGGAGCAAAGGAGACAA ATTGAATGACCATTCCTCAAGCAGATGGGAGGACAGAAGTGACTCTGCATGGTCCCAGTCTGCAGAACACTCCTCAGACAGCTCTGAGAGGTCCAGCCTGCACCGCCAAcacaagaaagagaagaagaaagccaAACACAAGAAGAAGGCCAAAAAACGGAAGCATGGCAAGAAGAAGAGCTCTAAGAACAAGCCACAAGACCCTCGTCTGTCAGTGGGTGAGAGGTCAGTGTCTTCAGAAAGAAAGTCCAGAAGATCCCGTTCTCTATCCCGCTCCTCTTCAAATCCGCATCATTTGTCAACTCGGAGGAGACGGCGGTCCTCACTGTCTTTCAGAGACTCGCGGTCCTACTCTAGGTCTTACACATCCAGTCAGTCCAGAACTAGAGGGAGGTCCAGGTCTTATTCAAGATCCAGAAGCCTTTCTAGGTCTAGAAGTCGGTCTTTGTCTAGATCCAGATCTCAGTCCTATTCTCGATCCCGGTCTAGATCCAGGTACAGATCTAGGTCTTTGTCTCCACCCAGAAAGAAGAGTCCATCCAGATcccaaagaaagaggaaagccAGCAAGCCCAAAGCGGACACCATGATGTCCGAGAAGCTTCCAGAGAACAAAGTCAAACCTGTCCCTAGACTCTCGAGTGTCCCGACTCCTGAAAGTGTCCCTGTGATCCCAATGAGCGACAGTCCCCCACCCTCACGCTGGAAACCTGGTCAAAAACCCTGGAAGCCCTCTTACATCCACATTCAGGAGATTAAAGCTAAAGTAGCTCCTAGCTCCTCCACTGGAAAAACAGTAGCTAGTGTTACAGAAAAAGCTCAGACTTCCATTAAACCAAAGTGTCTGCTAAGTGACTCTGAAAGCCACAAACCTGCAGGGCGCTCACACAGCAGGTCCTCCAGAAGCAAGTCCTGCAGCCGCTCATACAGCCGCTCAAAGAGCAAAAGTTACAGTAGGTCCAGGTCCCGATCCCCTCATCAGTATAACAGCAGGTCATCCTCCATCAGCAAACCAGACTCTGAAAACGCCCAGAAAACATGTGGCAACAAGAGGAGTTCACTAGACAAGGAATGGAAAGAGTATTACAGCTCTCTGAGGAGGATAAAAAATTTAGACAAGTACATTTCACTCGCCAGTAGTCAAGATGCTCAGTCAGGATCAGAGAAAGAGCATAGTCCTGATATTAGTGTCTCGGGGAGAAGTGGCTCCTTGGAGAAAGGTGGCTCACAGGATCACGAGGCAAAGCATTACAGCTCAGTGCTGCCGGAGAGCTTTAATATCAAGTCTGAATGGGATAGTGACAGTGATAAAGTGGGCCAAAGCAACAGTGCAAAGCAGAAACAAGCAGTTCAGTCCAGTGAATCTCTTGACAAGAAGGTGTCTGCTCCTACTGGATGGAATTCAGAAAGTGATTCTGAAAATATAACCGCCAGGACATTGGCCATATCTGAAAAAGAGGAAGGGGAGGCtagttcagaatcagaatatgAGACTATCAGAAAGACTTCGGAGGCAGTGACTGCACTGGCACACAagattgctgctgctgcttctggtCAGCCAAAggaaagtggggaaaaggcTGCAGAGCCAGAGAAGCACAAGAGCAAGAAGAAGGCCAAACGTAAGCATAAACACAAGAGAAGAAGTGAGAACAAAAGCAGTTCCCATCACAGTAAGGACAAAGGAAAGAGATCAAAGAGACAACATCAGAAGCTCAAAGAGACATTTCACTGGCAGCCTCCTTTAGAGTTcggggaggaggaagaagaggatgaaTCAAAACGAGAGAAACCTAGTCCTGGTAGAGTTGTCAAAGAGAGGCCTGGTGTAGGCATTGTGAGTAAAAAATTAATTAGCGAACAAGAGCGGCCGCAACAGAGAGCAAAAGAATGTATcaacaaaaactcaaaacacaCTGAACCTCATCTTCAGTCATCCAACAGGAACGGTGCTAATTTACCCAAAGAGCAAGAGTCCTTAGATGATATGGACATTTGTACCCCAGAGCATGATGCTGAAATTGTAGAACCTCTACGCACACTGGATGCTTATTATAACTCTCCTGAATTAACCCTAAAATCTACCTCAAAGTCTTCAGATATGGCAAGTGGAGATCGTGCTTTACCTCCTAGCAAAGAACTGCCGTCTGTAATCTCCACAACAGCAGCTGGTGGACTGCGAGAAGAAGCAACCACTGGCAAAGCTGTTGGCACTGTAATTAATTTTAAATGGAGGCCTTTAAAGGGAATGTCCGCTCTACAGAACGTGAATGTGCCGCCCGTCGCCACAAAAAACGTCCAACTTCAAGAGAACCAGACCTCCAACCAGCAGGGAGTGAGAATGGAAATAAAAAGCAAAAGCCGGGTCCGACCGGGATCTCTGTTTGACGAGGTTCGCAAGACCGCGCGGCTCAACCAGAGGCCGAGGAACCAGGAGAGCTCCAGCGAGGAGAGGTCCCCCTCCGGGGGAAATACACGGGGAACGTCGCGCACACGATCCCAGAAGAAGTCGCGCTCCATTTCCAGCCACCGGTCCCGCTCCAGAGGCTGGTCGCGTTCCTACAGCCGGTCCAGGAGTAGGTCCCGCAGCTCCAGCTCCTCTTCCAG GAGCCGTAGCAGGAGTCGGAGGAGACGTGGAAGAGGACGGTCGCGCTCTCGTAGCAGCACATATCGAAGTTACAGGAGTCGCAG TCGGACGTACAGTAGAAGTCATTCCAGAAGTCGCTCACATCGTCGCCATCGGAGATCCAG GTCCGACTCCTCCGACAGTTATTCCAGTCGGAGTCGGAGTGCGAGCAGGAGACGAGGGTGCAGACGAAGTGACAGCTACAGGAGCTCGGACCGCCGATCCCG GTCATACCGCTCATCCAGCTGCAGTTCTTCCAGGCGCAGAAGTCACAGTCGCAGCAGTCGGTACAGTTGA